A single window of Paracoccus albus DNA harbors:
- a CDS encoding IS3 family transposase (programmed frameshift), protein MAGKREKPEDVVSKLRQVEVLQGQGATIAEAVRQIGVTEQTFYRWRKLYGGMQRSQLTRLKELEKENQRLRRAVSDLTLDKLILTEAAKGKLLSPSRRRKCIDHVRRELGVSERRACRALGQHRSTQRKIPQGRANEERLTDDIIELADKYGRYGYRMVTGLLNNAGWCVNHKRVERIWRREGLKVPQKQKKKGRLWLNDGSCVRLRPERPNHVWSYDFVQDRTADGRVYRTLNIIDEHTREALMIRVDRKLNSTDVLDALTDLFILRGTPEYIRSDNGPEFIAQKVREWIAAVGAKTAYIEPGSPWENGYCESFNARFRDELLNGEIFYSLREAQVLIEQWRIHYNTVRPHSALGYRPPAPESIVPMDQRPTMH, encoded by the exons ATGGCTGGGAAACGAGAGAAGCCCGAAGATGTTGTATCGAAGCTTCGGCAGGTAGAAGTTCTGCAAGGGCAAGGCGCAACGATTGCCGAGGCGGTGCGCCAGATCGGCGTGACGGAGCAGACGTTTTACCGCTGGCGTAAGCTCTATGGCGGGATGCAGCGGTCGCAGCTCACGCGGCTGAAAGAGCTGGAGAAAGAGAACCAACGGCTGCGACGGGCGGTGTCCGATTTGACCTTGGACAAGCTCATCCTGACGGAAGCGGCGA AAGGGAAACTTCTAAGCCCTTCGCGTCGTCGCAAGTGCATCGACCATGTGCGGCGGGAACTCGGCGTGTCCGAACGCCGCGCCTGCCGCGCGCTCGGTCAGCATCGATCTACGCAGCGCAAGATACCGCAGGGCCGCGCCAATGAAGAGCGTCTGACCGATGACATCATCGAACTGGCCGACAAATACGGGCGCTATGGATATCGCATGGTGACGGGTCTGCTGAACAACGCGGGCTGGTGTGTGAACCACAAGCGGGTCGAGCGCATCTGGCGACGTGAAGGGCTGAAGGTCCCGCAAAAGCAAAAGAAGAAAGGGCGGCTCTGGCTGAACGATGGGTCATGCGTCCGGCTCAGGCCGGAGCGTCCAAACCATGTCTGGTCATACGACTTCGTTCAAGACCGCACTGCTGACGGGCGGGTCTATCGGACGCTGAATATCATTGACGAACACACCAGGGAGGCGCTGATGATCCGCGTCGATCGCAAGCTCAACTCAACCGATGTGCTGGATGCATTGACCGACCTGTTCATCCTCCGCGGCACGCCGGAATACATAAGATCCGACAATGGGCCGGAATTTATCGCGCAGAAGGTGCGGGAGTGGATTGCAGCCGTCGGCGCGAAAACGGCTTACATCGAACCAGGCTCACCATGGGAAAACGGATACTGTGAAAGCTTCAATGCCCGGTTCCGCGACGAACTGCTCAACGGAGAAATCTTCTACAGCCTAAGGGAGGCCCAAGTCCTGATCGAGCAATGGCGTATCCACTACAACACAGTCAGGCCGCACAGCGCATTGGGTTACCGTCCGCCTGCGCCCGAAAGCATCGTCCCGATGGACCAGAGGCCCACGATGCACTAA
- a CDS encoding peptide deformylase, with translation MTTPYLRYDDLRLLRVNAQVKHDEPAVAATVRTLIAYAMQGGLSVLSAPVVGISEQIVILKSDTSYIEMLNPTVVRAENFEFLAHEATVLAPNVTFPAWRPGRIVVKCQRLDGRVIDATVEGEKARLIAQHLEYMRGATPVTRISPFQRLVAANVASCVDLQQAFMRETVAPLAGDKAPEPFKLYRAEDGLLRYALATERGQITSVVDEANPYTCQNDRQSGILSVLGLVSTGATVLIDRLTTPLFPLMAAELRGDLSHCVCDPEPDAIALAKRLMPESVQNVVFEAAALPDHAAKLAKRSVGAVLSDVPLGLLVESSEKKIEAYFRPISKALTSNGFVAQYVGPQSTLIAKVQAAMLRIFPDVYVRDLPSGSIVVGARTAFEDNKVVPNSLLIRPRPIEIIPAATPPLSLTHVRKDTDAEAECEIA, from the coding sequence ATGACTACCCCATATCTCCGCTATGACGACCTGCGGTTGCTCAGGGTCAATGCGCAGGTAAAACACGACGAGCCTGCCGTGGCCGCTACGGTGCGAACGCTGATTGCCTATGCCATGCAGGGTGGTCTTTCCGTGCTGTCAGCGCCCGTCGTCGGCATCTCCGAACAGATCGTCATCCTGAAGTCTGACACCAGCTATATCGAGATGCTGAACCCCACTGTCGTGCGGGCAGAGAATTTTGAGTTTTTGGCGCATGAAGCGACAGTCCTTGCCCCGAATGTCACTTTTCCGGCGTGGAGGCCCGGCAGGATTGTTGTGAAATGCCAGCGTCTCGATGGTCGTGTCATTGATGCCACCGTTGAGGGCGAGAAAGCGCGCCTCATCGCGCAGCATCTGGAGTATATGCGTGGCGCAACGCCTGTGACGCGAATTAGCCCGTTTCAGCGGCTTGTCGCGGCAAATGTTGCGAGCTGTGTCGATTTGCAGCAGGCTTTCATGCGCGAAACGGTTGCACCGCTTGCCGGCGACAAAGCGCCAGAGCCGTTCAAGCTTTACAGAGCCGAAGACGGCCTTTTGCGATATGCATTGGCGACCGAGAGGGGCCAGATTACTTCGGTGGTGGATGAGGCAAATCCATACACCTGCCAGAACGACCGCCAAAGCGGGATCCTGTCGGTACTCGGTTTGGTTTCGACTGGCGCGACCGTGCTTATTGATCGCCTGACTACGCCGCTGTTCCCGCTTATGGCGGCCGAATTGCGTGGGGATCTGAGCCATTGCGTTTGTGATCCTGAACCCGACGCCATTGCGCTCGCGAAACGTCTGATGCCTGAGTCGGTTCAGAATGTGGTATTCGAAGCCGCTGCATTGCCAGACCATGCCGCCAAGCTGGCTAAGCGTTCAGTTGGCGCGGTTTTGTCGGATGTGCCACTGGGATTGCTCGTCGAAAGCAGTGAAAAGAAGATCGAGGCCTATTTCCGCCCGATAAGCAAGGCGTTGACATCGAACGGCTTCGTTGCACAATATGTTGGGCCTCAGTCAACGCTGATCGCGAAGGTTCAGGCAGCAATGCTGCGGATATTCCCCGACGTGTATGTGCGCGACCTGCCAAGCGGTAGTATCGTGGTCGGCGCGCGCACTGCATTCGAAGACAATAAAGTAGTGCCCAATAGTCTGCTGATACGCCCCCGGCCTATTGAGATCATTCCCGCAGCAACGCCGCCCTTGTCGCTTACGCATGTTCGCAAAGATACCGATGCCGAAGCAGAATGCGAGATCGCCTGA
- a CDS encoding bifunctional metallophosphatase/5'-nucleotidase, which yields MTKTRLLASAAVLALTAGTAKADSVLHILHTNDFHSRVESINKYDSTCDAETEEAGECFGGTARLATKIAELRAEFEAAGEPVILLDGGDQFQGSLFYTTYKGEDTAEFMNKLGYDAMAVGNHEFDDGPETLAALIERAEFPIISANIDASQSNVLKDKLLRSTTVEVGGETIGLVGGTTMDTPEISSPGDALIFQDDIEGITADVEKLTEEGVTKIIAVTHIGYGHEQEIAAAVPGLDALVGGHSHTYLSSTDDSAEGPYPTMVAGADGTQVPVVQAASYGKYLGHLKLTFDDEGKVIAAEGEPILIDNSVEPDAEILARIKELGAPIEELKNKLVAETATPIGADRADCRARECVMGSLVADAMLDRVKDQGIQIAIQNGGGLRASIDAGPISMGEVISVLPFQNTLSTFVLKGSDVVAALENGASQIEEEAGRFSQVAGLKYTVDPAAEPGSRISDVQVMADGEWAPIDEGADYGIVSNNYMRSGGDGYEVFATNGMKAYDFGPDLADVLAEYIAKQGPDFAPETDGRITVADATDAESTAEEAPAAQ from the coding sequence ATGACCAAGACCCGTCTTCTGGCCTCTGCCGCCGTGCTGGCCCTGACCGCCGGCACCGCCAAGGCAGATTCGGTGCTGCACATCCTGCACACGAACGACTTCCACAGCCGCGTCGAATCGATCAACAAATACGATTCGACCTGCGATGCCGAAACCGAGGAGGCCGGCGAATGCTTTGGCGGAACCGCGCGGCTTGCGACCAAGATTGCCGAATTGCGGGCCGAGTTCGAAGCGGCGGGTGAGCCGGTGATCCTGCTGGATGGGGGCGATCAGTTTCAGGGCAGCCTGTTCTATACGACCTATAAGGGCGAAGACACGGCAGAGTTCATGAACAAGCTCGGCTACGACGCGATGGCCGTCGGCAACCACGAATTTGACGATGGGCCGGAAACACTCGCGGCACTGATCGAGCGGGCAGAATTTCCAATCATCTCAGCCAATATCGACGCCAGCCAGTCGAATGTATTGAAAGACAAGCTGCTGCGCTCGACCACTGTTGAGGTCGGGGGGGAAACGATTGGTCTGGTTGGCGGCACGACGATGGATACACCGGAAATCAGTTCTCCAGGTGACGCGCTGATCTTTCAGGACGACATTGAAGGGATTACCGCCGATGTCGAAAAGCTGACCGAGGAAGGCGTGACCAAGATCATCGCCGTCACCCATATCGGCTATGGTCACGAACAGGAAATTGCGGCGGCAGTGCCGGGGCTTGACGCACTTGTCGGCGGTCACTCGCACACCTACCTGTCCAGCACCGATGACAGCGCAGAGGGGCCGTATCCCACGATGGTCGCCGGTGCCGATGGAACGCAGGTTCCGGTGGTTCAGGCCGCATCCTACGGCAAATATCTGGGGCATCTGAAGCTGACCTTCGACGACGAAGGCAAGGTGATCGCGGCAGAGGGTGAGCCGATCCTGATAGACAATTCCGTCGAACCGGATGCCGAGATACTTGCCCGTATCAAAGAACTGGGCGCGCCGATTGAAGAGCTGAAAAACAAGCTGGTCGCGGAAACGGCAACGCCCATCGGTGCCGACCGCGCCGATTGCCGCGCGCGGGAATGTGTCATGGGATCGCTGGTTGCCGATGCCATGCTGGACCGGGTCAAGGATCAGGGAATCCAGATCGCAATCCAGAATGGCGGCGGTCTGCGTGCCTCGATTGATGCCGGACCGATTTCGATGGGCGAGGTGATTTCTGTCCTGCCTTTCCAGAACACATTGTCTACCTTTGTTCTGAAGGGCTCTGACGTGGTCGCAGCGCTTGAAAACGGTGCAAGCCAGATCGAGGAAGAGGCAGGTCGTTTCTCGCAGGTCGCGGGCCTGAAATACACCGTCGATCCTGCGGCGGAACCGGGCAGCCGGATCAGCGATGTGCAGGTCATGGCGGATGGCGAATGGGCCCCGATTGATGAGGGCGCAGATTACGGTATCGTTTCCAACAACTACATGCGCAGCGGCGGCGACGGATATGAGGTTTTTGCCACAAACGGCATGAAAGCCTATGATTTCGGCCCGGACCTGGCGGATGTTCTGGCGGAATACATCGCCAAACAAGGGCCCGACTTCGCCCCGGAAACCGACGGCCGCATTACTGTCGCTGATGCCACAGACGCTGAAAGTACAGCAGAAGAAGCCCCGGCTGCTCAATAA
- a CDS encoding very short patch repair endonuclease: MVDIVDTRTRSQMMSNIRGKDTKPELALRRALHARGFRFRLHVKDVPGRPDIVFPKYRAVVFVHGCFWHRHAGCRYATVPKTRAEFWKTKFAANVSRDAAVHDKLIRKGWRVATVWECALRNPKALTQTTEMVATWLKSDEPEMELGELQVEPH; encoded by the coding sequence ATGGTAGACATCGTTGATACCAGAACCCGCTCACAGATGATGAGTAACATTCGCGGCAAGGATACAAAGCCCGAGCTTGCTCTCAGAAGGGCTCTTCACGCGCGGGGTTTTCGATTCCGGCTGCATGTGAAGGATGTCCCCGGAAGGCCTGACATCGTGTTTCCAAAGTATCGCGCGGTCGTGTTTGTTCATGGGTGCTTCTGGCACCGTCATGCCGGTTGTCGATATGCAACCGTCCCCAAGACCCGTGCGGAATTTTGGAAGACGAAATTCGCCGCAAACGTATCAAGAGACGCTGCGGTCCACGACAAGTTGATCAGGAAGGGGTGGCGAGTTGCCACCGTTTGGGAATGCGCTTTGCGGAACCCCAAAGCATTGACGCAAACGACAGAGATGGTGGCAACTTGGCTCAAGTCAGATGAGCCTGAAATGGAACTTGGTGAGCTTCAGGTCGAGCCGCATTAG
- a CDS encoding Hint domain-containing protein, which translates to MANITGTTGGDSVSVDATGGTSGTDVTVTGSPGVTLTSGERANNINLYDGDDRVTITNASVSATQVTGSAYLHDGNDYIEATNSTINSHIFAGDGIDTISLTGSSARAIDMTDTNGADETLGTEEINLSNSTVSDILANTGAGLSVEMNNSEFGNFSDDIGADRNTGITLNMTDSEGGYVRIDDHVNGSSIRLENSTLSQNIYYDAATTATIELIDSSVAGSIDRENWGVATGTAPAPGSEGHATLSITGSTVGGYVEGGLNGDDTFTASNSSIGGNVSLHNGNNAALVSNNSSLKAVSSGDGDDQITVAGGSTATEISTGEGIDSVTIDNSTVTGNLELGWSGTDIGGGTESLDILNGSSVGGQVRIGTGADVDVDITDSTVNDITDDFTSFNVDSGVTLNVTGSRTGNINLDEHVGENSLSFTDSTVDGQLRYDAGQPSTVIIDDSSISSGIYRENNGSTPPGNTGDVTMSLTNSTISGNISGGGGGTGGDTLVLDDSTVTGLIHLADGDTSIVVENGASVGGVVQLGDGHHEIQIDGSTLSDAINHAQATYSTLNTYDISITNAEVNDVNIARMQGGGSIVLDKATIAGGTSPNRVSLGDGDDTLYVQNGTYIEDTSSFDGGNDFVFVSNDSTLGTGSQASASLNAGSGVDTLLLENGAMIRNSPSGPVYTVGVTDESVINAGLDDGGRWDVTLTGGDTFRTDNFEIVGVICFTADTMIDTSEGPVRAADLAPGDLVKTMDRGLQPVRWTGLREFDRQQMQDSPNLRPVMIRAGALGRNIPANDLLVSQQHRILLRNKVALRVAGSAECLVAAKQLAGLPGIEIADDMDSVTYVHFMCDQHEVVFADGTPTETLYFGKQTAKTLPEASVSEILGIFPELRASLDGNAIPPSVRPLIKGAKGRKIAERLSKNRRRAIEELCLN; encoded by the coding sequence ATGGCCAACATCACAGGAACCACTGGTGGGGACAGCGTCTCCGTTGATGCAACTGGTGGCACTTCAGGCACCGATGTCACGGTAACCGGCAGCCCCGGAGTGACACTAACGTCAGGTGAGCGGGCCAATAACATTAACCTCTATGACGGCGACGACCGCGTGACGATCACCAATGCCAGCGTTTCCGCGACGCAGGTCACGGGAAGTGCCTATTTGCACGATGGCAACGACTATATCGAGGCGACAAACAGCACTATTAACAGCCATATATTTGCTGGCGACGGAATTGATACAATTTCGTTAACTGGGAGCAGCGCCCGGGCCATAGACATGACCGATACAAACGGTGCGGACGAAACTCTCGGAACCGAAGAGATCAATCTTAGCAACAGTACTGTCTCAGATATCCTCGCCAACACCGGTGCAGGTCTCTCTGTTGAGATGAATAACAGCGAATTCGGCAATTTTAGCGACGACATTGGCGCTGACCGAAATACGGGCATAACGCTCAACATGACGGACTCGGAAGGTGGATATGTCCGCATTGACGATCATGTCAACGGCAGCAGTATCCGGCTCGAAAACTCAACGCTGTCTCAGAATATCTACTATGATGCGGCGACCACAGCAACGATCGAGCTGATCGACTCAAGCGTTGCAGGTTCCATTGATCGTGAAAACTGGGGGGTCGCTACTGGAACCGCGCCGGCACCTGGAAGTGAGGGTCATGCCACACTGTCGATTACTGGCTCTACAGTCGGGGGCTATGTAGAAGGTGGTCTCAATGGCGATGACACCTTTACAGCTTCAAACAGTTCGATTGGTGGCAACGTATCGCTTCACAACGGCAACAATGCTGCACTGGTCTCAAACAACAGCAGCCTTAAGGCGGTTAGTTCTGGCGATGGCGACGATCAGATTACAGTAGCAGGCGGAAGCACAGCTACCGAGATTAGCACCGGCGAAGGAATTGATAGCGTTACGATCGACAACTCGACAGTAACCGGCAATCTTGAACTCGGCTGGTCGGGAACAGATATCGGCGGCGGAACCGAAAGCCTGGACATTCTGAACGGCAGCAGCGTCGGCGGACAGGTCCGCATTGGAACCGGCGCAGATGTTGATGTGGATATCACAGACAGTACTGTGAACGATATCACGGACGACTTCACGTCCTTCAATGTTGATTCTGGTGTGACGCTGAATGTTACGGGGTCAAGGACAGGTAATATCAACCTTGACGAGCATGTCGGCGAAAACAGTCTTAGCTTCACCGACTCGACGGTGGACGGCCAGCTTCGTTACGACGCGGGCCAGCCTTCAACAGTCATTATAGACGACTCCAGCATCTCGAGCGGGATTTATCGCGAGAACAATGGATCCACTCCTCCGGGTAATACCGGCGATGTCACGATGTCGCTTACGAACTCTACGATATCCGGAAACATTTCGGGGGGCGGCGGAGGCACTGGCGGCGATACGCTGGTTCTGGACGACTCGACTGTCACGGGTTTGATCCACCTGGCGGATGGCGATACGTCAATCGTCGTAGAAAATGGGGCATCGGTAGGCGGAGTTGTCCAGCTAGGTGATGGACACCACGAAATTCAGATCGACGGCTCTACGCTGTCCGATGCTATAAACCATGCTCAAGCGACGTATAGTACTCTGAATACATATGACATTTCGATCACCAACGCCGAGGTCAACGATGTCAACATCGCTCGGATGCAAGGTGGCGGGTCCATCGTCCTCGATAAGGCGACAATCGCAGGCGGTACTTCCCCAAATAGAGTATCTTTGGGCGATGGCGACGATACGCTATATGTTCAGAACGGTACATATATTGAAGACACTTCCAGCTTTGACGGCGGAAACGACTTTGTTTTCGTCAGCAACGACTCGACGCTTGGCACTGGGTCTCAAGCCTCCGCTTCTTTGAACGCCGGCAGCGGTGTCGATACGTTGCTGCTCGAAAACGGCGCGATGATCAGGAATTCTCCTTCGGGTCCAGTCTACACCGTTGGCGTCACGGACGAATCGGTGATTAACGCTGGTCTCGATGACGGCGGTCGCTGGGACGTTACTTTAACGGGCGGCGATACGTTCCGTACCGACAACTTCGAAATTGTCGGTGTCATATGCTTCACCGCCGATACGATGATCGACACCTCGGAAGGCCCTGTCCGCGCGGCCGATCTTGCGCCGGGTGATCTGGTCAAGACGATGGATCGCGGCCTGCAGCCGGTCCGGTGGACTGGCCTGCGCGAATTCGACCGCCAGCAAATGCAGGATAGCCCGAACCTTCGGCCTGTCATGATCCGTGCAGGTGCGCTTGGCCGCAACATTCCAGCCAATGACCTTCTGGTCAGCCAGCAGCACCGCATTCTGCTGCGCAACAAAGTTGCACTAAGGGTTGCCGGATCGGCAGAATGCCTGGTTGCAGCGAAACAACTCGCCGGTCTTCCAGGTATCGAGATTGCCGACGATATGGACAGCGTGACTTACGTCCACTTCATGTGTGACCAGCACGAGGTCGTCTTCGCCGACGGCACGCCGACAGAGACGCTTTATTTCGGCAAACAGACCGCAAAGACGCTGCCGGAAGCCTCAGTTTCCGAAATTCTGGGGATTTTTCCTGAACTGCGGGCCAGCCTTGACGGGAATGCTATTCCGCCATCGGTGCGCCCGCTCATAAAGGGTGCGAAGGGCCGGAAGATCGCAGAGCGCCTCTCCAAAAACCGCCGCCGCGCAATTGAGGAACTTTGCTTGAACTGA
- a CDS encoding calcium-binding protein, whose amino-acid sequence MAILNGTPGADEIFGTEFFDIINGLTGSDTIFGYNGADELYGNAGDDRIWAGYGDTGNDSVWGGSGDDALAGGDGNDHLEGDEGNDTLWGGDGVDMLKGEEGSDLLGGGADDDSLLGEAGNDTLWGGTGSDWLEGGVDNDLMGGGTGNDSLYAQGGDDRVYGYHGDDFLDGGDGDDLLYGGEGNDEVYAGNGMNMLWGGAGDDLLYSQNGSEEDTFGFLMGHGHDEVYGFDAGPEEGDVIDISALGLEGQLSDLIDNGTITHGGGNVVINTADDSSITIVGMSISDLHENDILI is encoded by the coding sequence ATGGCTATTCTGAATGGAACACCCGGCGCTGATGAAATATTCGGCACAGAGTTTTTTGATATCATAAACGGATTGACCGGAAGCGACACGATCTTTGGCTACAACGGTGCAGATGAGCTTTATGGCAATGCCGGCGATGACAGGATTTGGGCTGGTTATGGCGACACCGGGAATGACAGCGTCTGGGGCGGATCCGGAGATGACGCCTTGGCTGGCGGAGACGGGAACGATCATCTGGAAGGCGATGAGGGCAACGACACCCTTTGGGGTGGCGATGGCGTTGACATGCTCAAAGGCGAAGAGGGCAGCGATCTGCTTGGCGGCGGTGCCGATGACGATTCGCTACTGGGAGAAGCGGGCAACGACACCCTCTGGGGTGGCACCGGGTCGGACTGGCTAGAAGGCGGAGTGGACAACGACCTCATGGGTGGCGGCACGGGAAATGACAGCCTGTATGCTCAGGGTGGGGATGACCGCGTCTACGGCTATCATGGAGACGACTTCCTTGATGGCGGCGATGGGGACGACCTGCTCTACGGTGGCGAAGGCAATGACGAGGTTTATGCGGGCAATGGCATGAACATGCTCTGGGGCGGCGCCGGGGATGATCTCCTGTATAGTCAGAATGGTAGTGAAGAAGATACCTTCGGCTTCCTCATGGGTCATGGCCATGATGAAGTTTACGGTTTCGATGCTGGCCCTGAAGAAGGTGATGTCATCGACATCTCGGCTTTGGGCTTGGAAGGCCAACTCTCGGACCTGATTGACAATGGCACTATCACCCATGGTGGAGGGAATGTGGTGATAAACACCGCGGATGACTCATCTATCACCATTGTCGGAATGTCGATTTCGGATCTTCACGAGAACGACATCCTTATCTGA
- a CDS encoding quinone-dependent dihydroorotate dehydrogenase, producing the protein MKMVERVGLRFLHRLHPESAHDLSLRVLSSGLVPMPGGPVTSPRLKTRIAGMDLPNPVGLAAGFDKNARVVGNLMRAGFGFIECGAATPRPQPGNPKPRLFRLRDDQAIINRFGFNNDGAEAIAERLSRRKAGIPVGLNIGANKDSLDRAKDFAEVVRVAGLAADFLTVNVSSPNTERLRDLQGADALTGLLRDVMAARDALSEHRPVFLKIAPDLDDNGLADIANIANSVGVDGIIATNTTLSRDGISGPHSNEAGGLSGRPLFERSTRILARLYRMTGGRIPLIGVGGIGDVEDAWQKIRAGASAVQLYSALIYHGFSLTAEIARGLDERAAGEGLTSLSELTGTGVEDWI; encoded by the coding sequence GTGAAGATGGTCGAACGCGTCGGCCTGCGCTTTCTTCACCGCCTGCACCCGGAATCCGCACATGACCTGTCGCTGCGCGTTCTGTCCAGTGGCCTGGTGCCAATGCCGGGCGGGCCAGTCACCTCTCCCCGGCTGAAGACGCGCATTGCCGGGATGGACCTGCCCAACCCGGTCGGGCTGGCTGCTGGCTTCGACAAGAATGCCCGCGTCGTCGGCAATCTTATGCGGGCGGGTTTCGGATTTATCGAATGCGGGGCCGCAACGCCGCGACCACAACCCGGCAACCCAAAACCTCGTCTGTTCCGCCTGCGCGATGATCAGGCGATCATCAACCGGTTCGGGTTCAATAATGACGGTGCCGAAGCGATTGCCGAGCGGTTGTCGCGGCGAAAGGCCGGTATTCCGGTCGGGCTGAACATAGGCGCCAACAAAGACAGCCTCGACCGGGCAAAGGATTTTGCCGAAGTGGTACGCGTGGCAGGGCTTGCCGCCGATTTCCTGACGGTCAATGTGTCCTCGCCGAATACCGAACGGCTGCGGGATCTTCAGGGTGCGGACGCGCTGACGGGGTTGCTGCGAGATGTGATGGCCGCTCGCGACGCCTTGTCCGAACATCGGCCCGTATTCCTGAAAATTGCGCCCGACCTTGATGATAACGGGCTTGCCGACATTGCCAATATCGCGAATTCGGTTGGGGTGGACGGCATTATCGCGACGAATACAACATTGTCGCGCGACGGAATTTCCGGGCCGCATAGCAATGAAGCAGGCGGTCTGTCAGGTCGCCCGCTATTTGAACGCTCGACCCGCATTCTTGCCCGCCTCTATCGTATGACGGGCGGACGGATACCGCTGATCGGCGTCGGCGGCATCGGCGATGTCGAAGACGCGTGGCAAAAGATCCGTGCCGGGGCAAGCGCGGTTCAACTGTACTCGGCCCTGATCTATCACGGTTTTTCCTTGACCGCTGAAATCGCGCGCGGCCTAGATGAACGTGCGGCGGGCGAAGGGCTGACCAGCCTTTCGGAACTGACCGGGACGGGGGTCGAGGATTGGATCTAG
- a CDS encoding DUF952 domain-containing protein has translation MMIYKVLRSPEWRQLQDQGETAGAPVDLADGYIHFSTADTLAGTLDKHFGGEDGLWLLGCDADALGEALRWEPSRGGLLFPHLYRALVLQEVTWARPLPLGPNGHEIGELP, from the coding sequence ATGATGATCTACAAGGTGCTTCGCAGCCCCGAATGGCGACAGCTTCAGGATCAGGGCGAAACGGCGGGCGCGCCGGTCGACCTGGCCGATGGCTATATCCATTTCTCTACCGCTGACACACTGGCCGGAACGCTGGACAAACACTTCGGCGGTGAGGACGGTTTGTGGCTGCTGGGCTGTGATGCCGATGCCTTGGGCGAAGCCTTGCGGTGGGAGCCTTCGCGCGGCGGTCTGCTTTTTCCGCATCTTTATCGAGCCCTTGTCCTGCAAGAGGTCACTTGGGCACGCCCTCTGCCTCTTGGACCAAACGGGCATGAGATCGGAGAACTGCCGTGA
- a CDS encoding helix-turn-helix domain-containing protein: MAQYLSEDLRIRVIRAVESGMSRNAAARHFGVSIASAVRRMDDYLRTGRTTPKPRGGDRRSGRIEAQHTARFPDGRY; this comes from the coding sequence ATGGCTCAATATCTTTCCGAAGACCTTCGCATCCGGGTGATCCGTGCTGTTGAGAGCGGCATGTCGCGCAATGCCGCCGCCCGCCATTTCGGCGTGAGCATCGCCAGTGCGGTGCGCAGGATGGACGACTATCTGCGGACCGGACGCACCACCCCCAAGCCACGCGGCGGCGACCGGCGCTCGGGAAGAATCGAGGCACAGCACACAGCACGATTTCCTGATGGCCGCTATTGA